From Nicotiana tabacum cultivar K326 chromosome 22, ASM71507v2, whole genome shotgun sequence, one genomic window encodes:
- the LOC107783241 gene encoding uncharacterized protein LOC107783241 codes for MVDHCTTTNMAASPSIYCSEKKHWWISNRKMVDKYIKDAKLLIATQEPNEIASAVNLLDAALSLSPRFELALELKARSLLYLRRFKDVAGMLQDYIPSLKLPADETSSTSSTSSSGSSDNSSSQLSRERVKLLSSGSDSPGRDETSFKCFSVADLKKKVMAGLCKNCDKEGQWRYLVLGQACCHLGLMEDAMVLLQTGKRIATDAFRRESICWSDDSFSFAKFPISGEPGTRNDQPPSPPKTESESISQLLSHIKLLLRRKTAAIAALDAGLHSEAIRHFSKIVDGRRGAPQGFLAECYVHRASAYRSAGRIAEAIADCNRTLALDPSCIDALRTRAALFEAIRCLPDSLHDLEHLKLLYNSMLRDRKLPGPIWKRQTVQYREIPGRLCSLGAKMQELKQRVASGETGNVDYYALIGLRRGCSRSELERAHLLLTLRHKPDKSTSFVERCEFADEKDIDSVRDRAKMSSLLLYRLIQKGYTSLMTTIIDQEAAEKQRAKAAAALQAMQQQVQQTQELQQSRAETVRSNAAASRRASEAASHATSRVVSEAAANTTSCNNRAENKVVSSSTTNASAFQGVFCRDLAIVGNLLSQAGTGFNRPIPMKFEALSC; via the exons ATGGTTGATCATTGTACAACAACCAATATGGCTGCCTCTCCTTCTATCTATTGTTCTGAAAAGAAACATTGGTGGATTAGCAACAGAAAG ATGGTTGACAAATATATCAAAGATGCAAAACTTCTCATTGCAACACAAGAACCCAACGAGATTGCTTCGGCCGTTAACCTTCTCGACGCCGCACTCTCTCTTTCACCTCGTTTTGAGTTAGCACTCGAGTTAAAGGCTCGGTCTTTACTCTATCTTCGGCGATTCAAGGACGTCGCCGGTATGTTACAAGACTACATTCCCAGCCTAAAACTTCCCGCCGATGAAACATCGTCCACGTCATCCACTTCTTCTTCCGGGTCATCCGATAACTCATCCTCACAGCTCTCAAGAGAGCGAGTGAAGCTCCTTTCTTCGGGTAGTGACTCTCCGGGTCGGGACGAAACCAGTTTCAAATGCTTCTCTGTTGCtgatttgaagaagaaagttATGGCTGGTCTTTGCAAGAACTGTGATAAAGAAGGGCAATGGAG GTACTTGGTTTTAGGTCAGGCTTGTTGCCATTTGGGTCTAATGGAAGACGCGATGGTTCTTTTACAAACTGGTAAACGCATCGCAACGGATGCATTCCGCCGCGAAAGCATTTGCTGGTCTGACGATAGTTTTTCGTTTGCCAAATTCCCAATCTCCGGCGAACCGGGCACCAGAAATGACCAGCCTCCGAGTCCTCCTAAAACGGAGTCCGAGAGCATTTCTCAACTGCTCAGTCACATTAAGCTTTTGCTCCGTCGAAAGACGGCTGCAATTGCTGCTCTTGATGCAGGGCTTCATTCAGAAGCTATTAGACACTTCTCGAAGATTGTAGATGGTCGTCGTGGTGCTCCACAAGGGTTCTTAGCCGAATGCTATGTGCATCGGGCCTCAGCATATCGATCTGCTGGTCGAATTGCTGAAGCAATAGCTGATTGCAATCGGACACTAGCATTAGACCCTTCTTGCATTGATGCTCTTAGGACTAGAGCCGCTTTATTTGAAGCTATTCGATGCTTGCCCGATAGTCTTCACGATCTCGAGCACTTAAAACTCCTTTATAATTCGATGCTACGTGATAGGAAATTACCTGGACCTATATGGAAGCGTCAAACCGTGCAGTACAGGGAAATTCCAGGGAGGCTTTGTTCCTTGGGTGCTAAAATGCAAGAATTGAAGCAGAGAGTTGCTTCTGGTGAAACTGGGAATGTAGATTACTATGCATTGATCGGTTTAAGGCGGGGTTGTTCAAGATCAGAATTGGAAAGAGCACATCTACTTCTCACTTTAAGACACAAGCCTGATAAATCAACAAGTTTTGTTGAAAGGTGTGAGTTTGCGGACGAAAAGGATATAGATTCCGTTCGGGATCGGGCAAAGATGTCATCTTTACTGTTGTATAGATTGATCCAGAAAGGTTATACAAGTTTAATGACGACAATCATAGATCAAGAAGCTGCTGAGAAGCAGAGAGCTAAGGCTGCAGCTGCATTACAAGCAATGCAGCAACAAGTTCAGCAAACTCAAGAACTTCAACAATCTAGAGCTGAAACAGTCCGCAGTAACGCAGCCGCTTCAAGAAGAGCATCAGAGGCTGCTTCCCATGCTACATCAAGAGTAGTTTCAGAGGCTGCTGCTAACACTACATCATGTAACAACAGGGCAGAAAACAAGGTGGTGTCAAGCTCAACAACAAATGCATCAGCATTTCAAGGAGTGTTCTGCAGAGACCTTGCAATTGTTGGGAATTTATTGTCTCAAGCTGGAACTGGGTTTAATCGCCCAATTCCTATGAAATTTGAAGCATTGAGCTGCTAA